The window CCACCGGAAGGGTGTCCCCCGTATACCCGGAGTCGGGTGCCCGGAAGCGGTACGCGGTGGCGAACCCCTCGCCGCCCACCGCCCCCGACAGGCCGCCGATGGAGGCGTAGCCGTGGTTGTCGAGGATCACCACCCTGACCGGGATCCCCTCCTGCACGGCCGTGACGATCTCGGTCGGATTCATCAGGTACGTGCCGTCGCCGACCAGCGCCCACACCGGGCGGCCGGGTGCGGCCAGCGCCACCCCGATGGCGGCGGGGATCTCGTAGCCCATGCAGGAGTAGCCGTACTCGACGTGGTACTGGTCGTGCGACCGGGCCCGCCACAGTTTGTGCAGGTCGCCGGGGAGGGAGCCGGCCGCGTTGATCAGGATGTCGGTGTCGTCGACCAGGGCGTCGAGCAGCCCGAGCACTTGGGCCTGGGTGGGCGGAGCATCCTCGTCCGCCTCCGGGACGGCGTAGGCACGGTCGACGCGGCTCTCCCAGCGGGCCCGCTCCGCCGCGTACCCCGCCCCGTACGCCGGATCGGTGCGGTGACCGGCGAGGGCGTCCCGGAGCTCGTCGAGGCCCTCGCGGGCGTCGGCGACCAGAGGCAGGGCGGCGAGCTTGTGGGCGTCGTACGGGTCGAGGTTGAGGCCGATGAACCGGACGGCCGGATTCTGGAAGAGGGTCGCGGAGGCGGTGGTGAAGTCGGTCAGCCGGGTCCCGGCGGCGATGACGAGATCGGCCTCCCGTGCGAGCGCGGCGGCGGTGGACGTCCCGGTGTGGCCGATCCCGCCCACGTCGGCGGGGTGCCCGTACGGCAGGACGCCCTTGCCCGCCTGGGTGACGGCCACCGGGATCCCCGTGGCCTCCGCGAAGGCGGCCAGCGCCGCGCGGGCCTCGCTGTGCCGGATCCCGCCGCCGGCGACGATCAGCGGGCGCGCGGAGCCCCGTACGGCCTCGGCGGCGCGGGCCAGCTCGTGCCGGTCCGGCCGGGGCCGGCGCACGCCCCACACCCGCTCGGCGAAGAACTCCTCGGGCCAGTCGTACGCCTGCGCCTGCACGTCCTGCGGCAGGGCGAGGGTGACGGCGCCGGTCTGCACCGGATCGGTGAGCACCCGTACGGCCTGCAGCGCGGCCGGGACCAGGGCCTCGGGGCGGGTGATCCGGTCGAAGTGGCGGGAGACGGGCCGCAGGGTGTCGTTGACGGAGACGTCCCCGGCGTACGGGACCTCCAGCTGCTGGAGGACGGGGTCGGCGGGCCGGGTGGCGAAGGTGTCCCCGGGCAGCAGGAGCACCGGGATCCGGTTGATGGTGGCGAGGGCGGCACCGGTGACGAGGTTGGTGGCGCCGGGCCCGATGGACGTGGTGACGGCGTGCGCGGAGAGCCGGCCGCACTGACGGGCGTACCCGACGGCGGCGTGCACCATGGCCTGCTCGTTGCGGCCCTGGAGGAACGGCATCGCCTCGGGCCCGCTCTCCAGGAGGGCCT is drawn from Streptomyces sp. NBC_01232 and contains these coding sequences:
- the iolD gene encoding 3D-(3,5/4)-trihydroxycyclohexane-1,2-dione acylhydrolase (decyclizing); this encodes MRLTVAQALVRFLSRQYTERDGHRHRLIAATWGIFGHGNVAGIGQALLESGPEAMPFLQGRNEQAMVHAAVGYARQCGRLSAHAVTTSIGPGATNLVTGAALATINRIPVLLLPGDTFATRPADPVLQQLEVPYAGDVSVNDTLRPVSRHFDRITRPEALVPAALQAVRVLTDPVQTGAVTLALPQDVQAQAYDWPEEFFAERVWGVRRPRPDRHELARAAEAVRGSARPLIVAGGGIRHSEARAALAAFAEATGIPVAVTQAGKGVLPYGHPADVGGIGHTGTSTAAALAREADLVIAAGTRLTDFTTASATLFQNPAVRFIGLNLDPYDAHKLAALPLVADAREGLDELRDALAGHRTDPAYGAGYAAERARWESRVDRAYAVPEADEDAPPTQAQVLGLLDALVDDTDILINAAGSLPGDLHKLWRARSHDQYHVEYGYSCMGYEIPAAIGVALAAPGRPVWALVGDGTYLMNPTEIVTAVQEGIPVRVVILDNHGYASIGGLSGAVGGEGFATAYRFRAPDSGYTGDTLPVDLAACAASLGMAVIRARTTRDLREALAEARSATRPTCVYVQTRTPDTVSGPPPAQAWWDVPVAETATRKAAATAREEYDRQAAQRRRHL